The following proteins are encoded in a genomic region of Hydra vulgaris chromosome 05, alternate assembly HydraT2T_AEP:
- the LOC136079911 gene encoding uncharacterized protein LOC136079911, protein MLTDEFITKAITSTWINKSNNHCVPVKNDYVNQNTESNEANSSEKISSNKIAVEELEVIDLSACSTLQNSHLVEIGANSSEKDEFLLDKFIGRDLEEIDFSVQTILQDSHLEEVEMIFFLVYRFYYLHYYISR, encoded by the exons ATTACAAAAGCTATCACTTCTACTTGGATAAACAAGTCAAAT AACCATTGTGTACCAGTAAAGAATGATTATGTCAACCAAAATACAGAGAGT AATGAAGCTAATTCATcagaaaaaatttcatcaaacaaGATAGCTGTTGAAG agttGGAAGTAATTGACTTAAGTGCTTGCAGCACATTACAAAACTCACATTTAGTAGag ATTGGAGCTAATTCTTCAGAAAAAGATGAATTCTTATTGGACAAGTTTATTGGTAGAG acttAGAAGAAATTGATTTTAGTGTTCAAACCATATTACAAGACTCACATTTAGAAGAGGTTGAGATGATCTTTTTCCTAGTTTATAGGTTTTATTACTTACATTATTACATTTCTAggtaa